TAAGTCAGAGGATCAAGTGATTGCTTCCATTCCAACAATCTTGTTGGTATTCGAAGATGGGATTAAGGTCCGGTAACATCGTCCCTTAATATATGATaggtttttcattttaattttccttttcttttgtaagAAATTTGTCCGTTTATCCTTTTCATTAATCAATgcaattttatatatttattgacTTGTTTCAGGCAAAGTCCTTCACTATTATTTCTCCGAATCATGTAACTGTAGATCATATTTTGGGTTGAATGAATTTGACATTTCCTGTCTGTGCACCGTTTTCATTTTCTCCTTTCAGAGATTGTATGATCAAGGGGCAAGGATGTTTTGGATTCATAACACGGGGCCTCTTGGATGCTTACCTCAGAATATTGCCAGATTTGGAAATGACCCCTCTAAGCTTGATGAGCTAGGATGTGTCAGCTCACATAACCGTGCTGCTAAACTTTTCAATTTGCAGCTTCATGCTCTCTGTCAAAGATTACAAGGGGAATTTGTGGATGCAAATCTTACTTACACTGACATCTTCTCAATAAAAAGCAACCTTATTTCAAATTATTCTCGATACGGTAAGTGGACGAATTATTTATTGTATTGGTTGTTTGTGCTAGTGAATGAAAACTTTTCTCAACCCCTCCCCCCTCTGCAACAAAAGCAAGCAGAATCATACAACAAAAGCAAGCAGAATCATAGTCTCTGTTAATTAATCAGACTCCATTTGACTATGATGTGCTTGCCTGAGAGGCAAAATGACTTTATGCATGACTTCATAAACTAGTCCTTTCTTTGCATTAGATCAAGTATGGCATTCAACCAATTGAAATTTGAACATTAAGCTTCTTTCTCTTGATTTGTCTTACGCGGAAGAATTAATAGATCAGTATCTCATGTAATTCTTACAATAATTTGCCATGGTTATCAATAGACAATTGTTTTCCTGGTTATATAGTTCTACAAACAAGTTAAAGCCCtttatttttccccttcttaaGTAAATTATGGAATTATTGTCAGAATATTGGAGATATTCGTTAAcgatgtttttacttttttatatttcatattttatcaTGCACCACAAAGAAAGAGGTCTGACTTCTCAAATTTTATAACTTTCAGGGTTTGAACAGCCCATAATGGCTTGTTGTGGGTATGGAGGTCCACCGCTGAACTATAACAGTCAAATCTCCTGTGGCCGAACAAAGACTTTAAATGGAACCTCAGTTACAGCAAAAGGGTGTGATGACAGTACTGAATATATAAATTGGGATGGGATACACTATACGGAAGCTGCAAATCAATATGTCTCATCTCAAATATTAACTGGAAAATATTCTGATCCGTCTTTCTCAGACCAGATGCCATTCCTGCTCAGTCTCAAGTTTTAGGGAGTCAATGtcttaatatttttatcttattcCTGATCAATTAAGTTGTACCTGTTCATTTTTAAGAAATTAACGGCTATGTCTGCAAATACAGTGAAGAGCAACTCAGTTGTGGGACCTTTCTAATTCTTTTTTTGACATAAATAGAAGACAATCGTAGGGTGATCTCTCACTTATTGATCTCAAATATCAAATCGGAGTGTTGATATAAACTCTCCCTTCAGTTTTCAACATTTTCGGTGGCATTCGCCGGACTTCGTGGGTGCAGCAGTTATAATTAGTATCTGCATGAAAAACCCCACCATCGTATAGTATGTTGCAATTGACCACTGAAGTGCTCTATTTCTGCTTGtaattaatgtatttttctgccGTTCGGTGTTATGAATGTATGCTACAAGTTTCACTAGTTTGCTAAAAGTTAAGTTTCATGAAAGAGTTCAATTTTTTTACTTCCAGTTTTTGAATGTATGCCACAAGTCTCACCAGTTTGCTAAAAGTCAAGTTTCATGAAAGAGCTCATTTTGCTTACTTCCacagttcctcttgaaagagtATTAGTATTTATGTATGATTTTTCTCAGTTATGAAAATGTCCATCCAGACAGGTTTCAAGTCTGTACTCCAACTATTAAGAGTTTCACTGTGAAATGTGAATGGTAATGGGAAAGTCACTTTCTGCAATTGCAAGGTTCACTTTGAATAGGATTAATACTAAATAAGTATGACAAAAAGCAAAGTGATATTGAAATACATATTCATTGATATAATTCAAAAATCTGTTACTGTCCTGTAATGAACAATCTTATGTTAACTCTATATGCTTTATATAAGAATTTGTACAATCTAATGTTATATACAGATCACTTACTTTTTGGAGACATAGGCATAGTACTGTGCCATTGGAACAACAAAGGCAATTACTAACAAACCTCCAACTACAAGAGTGAACTGCCCACGTTTTTCGTCGGTTTCTTCCCGGCTTTTGAAGTTGGATTCTCGTTTGTTTTCCTGAAACTTGGGTCCACCAGGATCTGGCAATCCATCGATAGCAGCAACTAGCCGTTTGGCTGTGGTATACATGGCCTCATTGTACTTTTCATCTGTAGCCAGGACTGCAAATACGATCCGATATTTTGATCAGTCATCAATCATTTTCAAAAGCAAAATTTGATATATAAACAAGGTTGGATAAggaaatgaaatggaaaaatgaaGTCTTTAATTAGCTTTAAAGTTGCTGTCTTCTTGAACACTAGAAATGCATACTTTTAGCTGAAATTCTAGACCAAATATGCAATTTTAATATCTTAGggataagaaaaatataaaggTATTTTTAGATTTATACAAATCCTCGAGGACAGTATGAGAAATGAGACAGTAGGAATTAGGAATCATCATTCCTTGGAGTGGCCGCTCAGTACCTTGACCTCTAGAGTCTTATCTGGGTCGCCTGACTCTTAATGCAGGTGCAATGACCAAAAGCCTGTTCAAGGATTTGGACATTCTCCTTTGCATTGCTTTAAATGTAGAAAATGATTGTGAACTTGCCCAAAGTTCCTAAAAGCAATAAAAGGCAGTGAGGATTATTATCTCCTGGCCTTTTGGGTTGTTAAGGTTTTAATTCAATCCAACTCGAgtcagctttatcccaactaaatgaggtcggctacatggatcatctTTTGCCAATCAGTTCTATGGGCTGTGAAGGTTCCAAGGACTCAAAACTTATACTCCTAATCTTAAGTGTTGGAAACTAAAACTTCCAATTTGTTTTCCTTGAGATAAACCATGCCTCAGAGAAATGTGATGTGAACTAAAAGGGATGCAGTGAGAAAATATGGATGGGCTATAATGTAATTGAAACTATGTCCATTATTACCAGGAAGATTTTCTGATACTGTGGCATCAAGAACATTCTCCCCAACAGCTTGGACAAATGCAGGACCACCAGTGATTGCCCCTTCTTTTTGACTGGTAACCAGCACAACAATTCCTTTATTGTTACCTTCTTCAATTGTTGGATACCAACGTTCCAATACTTGGTCAGCATACTCAAAAGCATCAGCTTTACTCTGTAATGAAatgtttttgaaattttgaaatagccAAACTATGAACACTGGGGTGCCCATTTAATCAAATTGCATGTGGTAGAAGGAAACGAGCTCAGAAGCAGAGAACTTACAGTAAGCTTACGAACTGTCACAAAATTGATGTGTAAGTTCTTTCTCGATTCCAAATCCGACAGAATCTGTTTCAGATCAGATTTAGTCACTCTGCTAAGAACACCAGCATCGTCCACAACATATGATTCTAGTGGTGGTCTCTCATTGAGGACATCAAATTCAGATGCAACTGCTGAATCAATG
This Macadamia integrifolia cultivar HAES 741 chromosome 10, SCU_Mint_v3, whole genome shotgun sequence DNA region includes the following protein-coding sequences:
- the LOC122090961 gene encoding GDSL esterase/lipase At1g54790 produces the protein MVLKIIFFLQTLTLISLLIPLGDTMDFNYPAVFNFGDSNSDTGGLVAGLGEELNPPHGQTYFKKPNGRFCDGRLIIDFLMEAMDLPFLNAYLDSVGKPSFQNGCDFAAAGSTILPATASSVSPFSFGIQVAQFFRFKDRVLDLLSKGKKEDKYLPAKDYFDRGLYMFDIGQNDLAGAFYSKSEDQVIASIPTILLVFEDGIKRLYDQGARMFWIHNTGPLGCLPQNIARFGNDPSKLDELGCVSSHNRAAKLFNLQLHALCQRLQGEFVDANLTYTDIFSIKSNLISNYSRYGFEQPIMACCGYGGPPLNYNSQISCGRTKTLNGTSVTAKGCDDSTEYINWDGIHYTEAANQYVSSQILTGKYSDPSFSDQMPFLLSLKF
- the LOC122091956 gene encoding UPF0603 protein At1g54780, chloroplastic, with the protein product METIFSPHSFCPLFNPKSSQSYTLLSPALQPRSTSFYITRPINSSLKKSSPPLFKNQFSIPKSWVSHLRHGLAALALSFAINFFPASPIDSAVASEFDVLNERPPLESYVVDDAGVLSRVTKSDLKQILSDLESRKNLHINFVTVRKLTSKADAFEYADQVLERWYPTIEEGNNKGIVVLVTSQKEGAITGGPAFVQAVGENVLDATVSENLPVLATDEKYNEAMYTTAKRLVAAIDGLPDPGGPKFQENKRESNFKSREETDEKRGQFTLVVGGLLVIAFVVPMAQYYAYVSKK